Proteins encoded within one genomic window of Bradyrhizobium sp. AZCC 1719:
- a CDS encoding S1C family serine protease, with amino-acid sequence MACRAAAVAALLWSIFANSNAEARGPYGSISVGNWKGGAYTHDQTGSFSHCAAGAQYASGVYFVVMIDGNGGWSLGFMHEQWRLRTGEAFPLTLTFDGQQPFNVHGVPIADKLVRVPMPNNSALISQFRRAKAMTVYTQGQLFQFNLDQTGQLLPVLANCVAKIRQSGLASAGDFSVLPTAKPVAAAAAPDAGPAKPDRLFDQTGTGFLVSTNGHLVTNAHVVHGCVGDILGNLSGEAPAKLRLVSSDETNDLALLQVTGSFKDVAKIRDKAIQSGDSVVAIGYPFHGLLTSDFTVTTGIVSSLSGILRFLQISAAVQPGNSGGPLLAASGDVVGVVAAKLNAIKFARATGNIPENINFAIKTGALRDFLDNSVVPYQISDAKAELKTAEIARNARGFTFLISCKAKAKAKEKETAKN; translated from the coding sequence ATGGCTTGCCGTGCTGCTGCGGTTGCAGCTTTGTTGTGGTCGATTTTTGCCAATTCGAACGCAGAGGCGCGTGGGCCCTACGGCTCGATCAGCGTCGGCAACTGGAAGGGCGGGGCCTACACCCACGATCAGACCGGATCGTTCTCGCATTGTGCAGCAGGCGCCCAATACGCCAGCGGCGTCTATTTTGTCGTGATGATCGACGGCAATGGCGGATGGAGCCTCGGCTTCATGCACGAACAATGGAGACTGAGGACCGGGGAAGCCTTTCCGCTGACCCTGACATTCGATGGTCAGCAACCGTTCAACGTCCATGGCGTCCCGATTGCCGACAAGCTGGTTCGCGTGCCGATGCCGAACAACTCCGCGCTGATCAGCCAGTTCCGGCGGGCCAAGGCCATGACCGTCTACACGCAGGGACAGCTCTTCCAGTTCAACCTCGACCAGACCGGCCAGCTATTGCCGGTATTGGCGAATTGCGTCGCCAAGATCAGGCAATCGGGATTGGCCAGTGCCGGCGATTTTTCGGTCCTGCCCACCGCCAAGCCAGTCGCCGCAGCGGCGGCGCCGGATGCTGGGCCCGCCAAGCCCGACAGACTGTTCGATCAGACCGGCACCGGCTTTCTGGTGAGCACGAACGGACATCTCGTGACCAATGCGCATGTCGTGCACGGATGCGTCGGCGACATTTTGGGCAATCTGTCCGGCGAGGCGCCCGCCAAATTGCGCCTGGTGTCGAGCGACGAGACCAATGATCTGGCGCTGCTGCAGGTGACGGGCTCGTTCAAGGACGTCGCCAAAATCCGTGACAAGGCGATCCAGTCCGGCGACAGCGTGGTGGCGATCGGCTATCCCTTTCATGGATTGCTGACATCCGATTTCACGGTAACGACCGGGATCGTGAGCTCGCTCAGCGGAATCCTGCGCTTCCTGCAGATCAGTGCGGCCGTTCAACCCGGCAATAGCGGCGGGCCGCTATTGGCCGCAAGCGGTGACGTGGTCGGTGTGGTCGCGGCGAAACTGAATGCCATCAAGTTCGCGAGGGCCACGGGCAACATTCCCGAGAACATCAATTTCGCCATCAAGACGGGAGCTTTAAGGGATTTTCTCGACAACAGCGTGGTGCCGTATCAGATCTCGGACGCCAAGGCCGAGTTGAAGACGGCCGAGATCGCCCGCAATGCGCGGGGATTTACGTTCTTAATTTCCTGCAAGGCGAAGGCAAAGGCAAAGGAGAAAGAGACGGCAAAGAACTAG
- a CDS encoding Lrp/AsnC family transcriptional regulator has protein sequence MPGRLDRIDLKILRLLQNSGRLTNAELAETAGVSAATCHRRTQRLFDEGFIAGVRAMVAPRKVGKGALVMVGVVLDRSTPESFAAFERAIAQLKFVLDCHLVAGDFDYFLKIRVGDMEDFNRIHGEQLIALPGVRQTRTFFVMKEVVDNAPLDF, from the coding sequence ATGCCCGGCAGGCTCGACCGCATCGATCTTAAGATATTGCGATTGCTGCAAAATAGCGGCCGCTTGACCAATGCCGAGCTGGCCGAAACGGCCGGTGTCAGTGCCGCAACCTGTCACCGCCGAACCCAGCGCCTGTTCGACGAGGGGTTCATAGCAGGGGTCAGGGCGATGGTGGCGCCGCGAAAGGTCGGCAAGGGCGCGCTCGTCATGGTCGGCGTCGTGCTCGACCGCTCCACGCCGGAAAGCTTTGCCGCCTTCGAGCGGGCGATCGCGCAACTCAAATTCGTGCTCGATTGCCATCTGGTAGCGGGCGATTTCGACTATTTCCTCAAGATACGCGTCGGCGACATGGAGGATTTCAACCGCATCCACGGCGAACAATTGATCGCGCTGCCGGGCGTTCGCCAGACCCGGACCTTCTTCGTCATGAAGGAGGTAGTCGACAACGCTCCGCTCGACTTCTGA
- a CDS encoding 1-aminocyclopropane-1-carboxylate deaminase, producing MLEKFERYPLTFGPTHIEKLERLSQHLGGQVELYAKREDCNSGLAFGGNKLRKLEYIVPDAIASNADTLVSIGGVQSNHTRMVAAVAAKIGMKCRLVQESWVPHEDAVYDRVGNILLSRVMGADVRLVDEGFDIGIRQSWEEAIADVKAKGGKPYAIPAGASVHKYGGLGYVGFAEEVRAQEKELGFTFDYIVVCTVTGSTHAGMLVGFAKDDRARKVIGIDASFTPAQTKAQVLDIARNTANLVELGEEIVEDDVVLIEDYAYPAYGVPSEETKEAIRLCARLEGMITDPVYEGKSMQGMIDLVNKGYFPKGSKVLYAHLGGAPAINGYAYTFRNG from the coding sequence ATGTTGGAGAAATTCGAACGCTATCCGCTCACTTTCGGGCCTACCCACATCGAAAAGCTGGAGCGGCTCTCGCAGCATCTCGGCGGCCAGGTCGAGCTCTATGCCAAGCGCGAGGATTGCAATTCGGGGCTCGCCTTCGGCGGCAACAAGCTGCGCAAGCTCGAATACATCGTGCCCGACGCGATCGCTTCCAATGCCGATACGCTGGTCTCGATCGGCGGCGTGCAGTCCAACCACACCCGCATGGTTGCAGCCGTTGCAGCCAAGATCGGCATGAAGTGCCGCCTGGTGCAGGAAAGCTGGGTACCGCACGAGGACGCGGTCTACGACCGCGTCGGCAACATCCTGCTCAGCCGCGTGATGGGCGCGGACGTGCGGCTGGTGGATGAAGGTTTCGACATCGGCATCCGCCAGAGCTGGGAAGAGGCGATCGCGGATGTGAAGGCCAAGGGCGGCAAGCCCTATGCAATTCCCGCCGGCGCCTCCGTGCACAAATATGGCGGGCTCGGCTATGTCGGTTTTGCGGAAGAAGTCCGCGCGCAGGAGAAAGAGCTGGGCTTTACCTTCGATTACATCGTGGTCTGCACGGTCACCGGCTCGACCCATGCCGGCATGCTGGTGGGATTTGCCAAGGACGACCGCGCGCGCAAGGTGATCGGCATCGACGCGTCCTTCACCCCGGCCCAGACCAAGGCCCAGGTGCTCGACATCGCCCGCAACACCGCAAATCTCGTCGAACTGGGTGAGGAGATCGTCGAGGACGACGTCGTCCTGATCGAGGACTACGCCTATCCGGCTTACGGCGTTCCGTCGGAAGAGACCAAGGAGGCCATCCGGCTCTGCGCGCGCCTCGAAGGCATGATCACCGATCCCGTCTACGAGGGAAAATCCATGCAGGGCATGATCGACCTCGTGAACAAGGGCTATTTCCCGAAGGGATCGAAGGTGCTCTACGCCCATCTTGGCGGCGCGCCCGCGATCAACGGATACGCTTACACCTTCCGCAATGGATGA
- the recQ gene encoding DNA helicase RecQ — protein MPAPAARYDEPGNAPDALSVLNSVFGLPAFRGAQEEIVRHVTDGGNCLVLMPTGGGKSLCYQLPSLLREGCGIVVSPLIALMRDQVAGLLEAGVNAAVLNSTLSFDEASEVERRLLAGDLDLLYVAPERLLTPRCLSLLGQANIALFAIDEAHCVSQWGHDFRPEYIGLSAIAERFPDVPRIALTATADEMTRKEIVTRLGLSGAPSFISSFDRPNIRYEIVEKQNAPAQLKAFISERHAGDAGIVYCLSRAKVEDTAEALSNAGIPALPYHAGLDAGVRARNQDRFINEDGVVIVATIAFGMGIDKPDVRFVAHLDLPKSIEAYYQETGRAGRDGKPSSAWMAYGLTDIVQQRRMIDESTGSDTFKRVSIGKLDALVALAETAGCRRSRLLGYFGEEVTGSNCGNCDNCLSPPQLRDGKVAAQKLLSCAYRTGQRFGAMHLIDVLVGRMTEKVTQFGHDKLSVFGIGRELNEKQWRAVIRQLVAMGHLQADSEAFGALKLTESARGVLKGETEVMLREAAPGTRIRASRAKSRRGDLAPRAEARPADAPLQAALRAWRSEIARQRNVPAYVVLHDSTLDGIAAARPATLNALRNIPGIGDKKLEHYGDELLAVVRAADA, from the coding sequence ATGCCTGCCCCTGCAGCCCGGTACGATGAACCCGGCAATGCCCCCGATGCGCTGTCCGTCCTGAATTCCGTGTTCGGCCTGCCCGCCTTTCGCGGCGCGCAGGAAGAAATCGTCCGGCACGTGACCGACGGCGGCAACTGCCTGGTGCTGATGCCGACCGGCGGCGGCAAGTCGCTATGCTATCAGTTGCCGTCGCTGCTGCGCGAGGGCTGCGGCATCGTGGTGTCGCCGCTGATCGCGCTGATGCGCGACCAGGTCGCGGGACTTCTGGAGGCCGGCGTCAACGCAGCCGTGCTGAACTCGACGCTGTCATTCGACGAGGCGTCGGAGGTCGAGCGGCGGCTATTGGCCGGCGACCTCGACCTGCTCTATGTCGCGCCGGAACGGCTCTTGACGCCGCGCTGCCTTTCCCTGCTCGGCCAAGCCAATATCGCGCTGTTTGCGATCGACGAGGCGCATTGCGTGTCGCAATGGGGGCACGATTTCCGCCCCGAATATATCGGCCTGTCCGCGATCGCCGAGCGCTTTCCCGACGTGCCTCGCATTGCACTGACGGCAACCGCCGACGAGATGACGCGCAAGGAGATTGTGACCCGGCTGGGGCTATCAGGCGCACCGAGCTTCATCTCGAGTTTCGATCGCCCGAATATCCGCTACGAGATCGTCGAGAAGCAGAACGCCCCGGCCCAGCTCAAGGCCTTCATCAGCGAGCGGCACGCGGGTGACGCCGGCATCGTGTACTGTCTGTCGCGCGCCAAGGTCGAGGATACCGCCGAAGCGCTGAGCAACGCCGGCATTCCGGCCCTGCCCTATCACGCCGGTCTCGACGCCGGCGTTCGTGCCCGCAACCAGGACCGTTTCATCAACGAGGATGGCGTCGTGATCGTCGCCACCATCGCGTTCGGCATGGGGATCGACAAACCGGACGTGCGCTTCGTGGCGCATCTCGATCTGCCGAAGAGCATCGAGGCCTACTATCAGGAAACCGGCCGCGCCGGGCGCGACGGCAAGCCGTCCAGCGCCTGGATGGCCTATGGCCTAACCGACATCGTGCAGCAGCGCCGCATGATCGATGAATCCACCGGCTCCGATACGTTCAAGCGCGTCTCGATCGGCAAGCTCGACGCGCTGGTGGCGCTGGCGGAAACCGCGGGCTGCCGGCGCAGCCGGCTGCTCGGCTATTTCGGCGAGGAAGTCACCGGCAGCAATTGCGGCAATTGCGACAACTGCCTGTCGCCGCCGCAGCTTCGCGACGGCAAGGTCGCCGCGCAAAAACTGTTGTCCTGCGCCTACCGCACCGGACAACGCTTCGGCGCCATGCATCTGATCGACGTGCTGGTCGGCCGCATGACCGAGAAGGTCACGCAGTTCGGCCACGACAAGCTGTCCGTGTTCGGCATCGGCCGTGAGCTCAACGAAAAGCAGTGGCGCGCCGTGATCCGGCAATTGGTCGCGATGGGCCACCTTCAGGCCGACAGCGAAGCCTTTGGTGCGCTAAAACTGACGGAAAGCGCGCGCGGCGTCCTGAAGGGTGAGACCGAAGTGATGCTGCGCGAGGCGGCGCCGGGCACGCGCATTCGCGCCAGCCGCGCCAAATCAAGGCGCGGCGATCTCGCGCCACGCGCCGAGGCGAGGCCCGCCGACGCCCCTCTTCAGGCCGCGCTTCGCGCGTGGCGCTCGGAGATCGCGCGCCAGCGAAACGTGCCGGCCTATGTCGTGCTGCATGATTCCACGCTCGACGGCATCGCCGCCGCGCGGCCGGCGACGCTGAACGCGCTTCGCAACATCCCCGGCATCGGCGACAAGAAGCTCGAACATTACGGCGACGAACTGCTCGCGGTGGTGCGGGCAGCCGACGCGTAA
- a CDS encoding cytochrome c has product MRASTRIIAGIVAVVLIAAAVAAFAIAWRPAIAAIDPPDPQSFDAALVKRGRDLAAIGNCSDCHTPRGAKNFAGGLPVPTPFGTIFSTNITPDPETGIGRWSEAAFRRAMRSGVNREGQHLYPTFPYDHFTNVSDEDDRALYAFLMTRQPVRAAARENQLAFPFDQRLAIAGWKLLFLRHDTYRPDPKQSAEWNRGAYLVEGLAHCGACHTPRNALGAERVNARFAGGDVDDWHAYAINDQSRSPVPWTADALFTYLREGWHPDHGTARGPMAKVVSNLSSVPASDVRAIAAYMAGVSGTPTPGRAGPSEDALARARAASQTNPVGASIYTAACASCHEGGRPLPYGGVDLGLSTAIASPDPRNLANIVLSGIDAVEGERSPIMPGFAASMNDDQASALLNYLRARFSDRPAWIDLKKTIADARRTQTVFLQTSPAPRNAPADPQQREKP; this is encoded by the coding sequence ATGCGGGCATCGACGCGGATCATCGCGGGCATCGTTGCCGTCGTGCTGATCGCTGCCGCGGTCGCAGCCTTTGCCATTGCGTGGCGCCCGGCAATCGCGGCAATCGATCCTCCCGACCCGCAATCCTTCGATGCCGCCCTCGTCAAGCGAGGCCGCGACCTGGCGGCGATCGGCAATTGCAGCGATTGCCATACGCCGCGCGGGGCTAAGAACTTTGCAGGCGGTCTGCCGGTGCCGACCCCGTTCGGCACAATTTTTTCCACCAACATCACGCCGGATCCGGAGACGGGAATCGGCCGATGGTCGGAAGCAGCATTCCGCCGCGCGATGCGGTCCGGCGTCAACCGTGAAGGCCAGCACCTTTATCCGACGTTTCCATACGACCACTTCACCAACGTCAGCGATGAGGACGACCGGGCGCTCTATGCTTTCCTGATGACGCGGCAGCCGGTTCGCGCAGCGGCACGCGAGAACCAGCTTGCTTTCCCGTTCGACCAGCGGCTCGCCATCGCCGGATGGAAATTGCTTTTCCTCCGCCACGACACCTATCGGCCCGATCCCAAGCAGAGCGCCGAGTGGAACCGCGGCGCCTATCTGGTCGAAGGGCTCGCCCATTGCGGCGCCTGCCATACGCCGCGAAATGCGTTGGGCGCGGAGCGCGTCAACGCACGGTTTGCCGGCGGCGATGTCGACGATTGGCACGCCTATGCGATCAACGACCAGTCCCGCTCACCCGTGCCCTGGACCGCCGATGCATTGTTCACCTATTTGCGCGAAGGCTGGCATCCCGATCACGGCACCGCGCGCGGGCCGATGGCGAAGGTGGTCAGCAACCTGTCCTCGGTGCCGGCAAGCGACGTCCGCGCCATCGCGGCCTATATGGCCGGCGTATCCGGTACACCGACGCCTGGCCGCGCCGGACCGAGTGAGGATGCGTTGGCGCGCGCCAGGGCGGCTTCGCAGACAAACCCCGTTGGCGCGTCGATCTATACTGCCGCCTGCGCGTCATGCCACGAGGGTGGCAGGCCGCTTCCTTATGGCGGAGTCGATCTCGGCCTCAGCACCGCGATCGCAAGCCCCGATCCGCGCAATCTCGCCAACATCGTGCTGTCAGGCATAGACGCGGTGGAAGGCGAGCGCAGCCCGATCATGCCGGGCTTTGCCGCCAGCATGAACGATGATCAGGCTTCGGCCTTGCTGAACTATTTGCGGGCGCGGTTCAGCGACCGGCCGGCATGGATCGACCTCAAGAAAACCATCGCGGACGCGCGCCGCACGCAGACCGTATTTCTCCAGACGTCGCCCGCGCCGCGCAACGCGCCTGCCGACCCTCAGCAGCGAGAAAAGCCATGA
- a CDS encoding (2Fe-2S)-binding protein, with protein sequence MMTLKVNGREHQVDAEADTPLLYVLRDDLKLNAAKYGCGLGQCGSCTVIVDGKAVLSCVVPMVLLEGKQVTTLEGLGTIAEPAPIQRAFMEEQAAQCGYCIPGMMMRAQALLQKNSKPTDEQIRAELEPHLCRCGTHMRILRAIHRAARLMDTAEASPTANGSAR encoded by the coding sequence ATGATGACATTGAAGGTCAACGGCCGCGAGCATCAGGTCGATGCGGAGGCGGATACGCCGCTGCTCTACGTGCTGCGTGACGACCTCAAGCTCAATGCCGCCAAGTACGGCTGCGGGTTGGGACAATGCGGCTCGTGCACGGTAATCGTGGACGGCAAGGCGGTGCTGTCCTGCGTCGTGCCGATGGTGCTGCTCGAAGGCAAGCAGGTAACGACGCTGGAGGGGCTCGGCACGATCGCCGAGCCCGCGCCGATCCAGCGCGCGTTCATGGAAGAGCAGGCGGCGCAATGCGGCTATTGCATCCCGGGAATGATGATGCGGGCGCAGGCCTTGCTGCAGAAGAATTCGAAGCCGACCGACGAGCAGATTCGCGCCGAGCTCGAACCGCATCTGTGCCGCTGCGGCACCCATATGCGGATTCTGCGTGCGATACATCGGGCGGCGCGACTGATGGACACGGCGGAAGCGTCGCCGACAGCCAACGGGAGCGCCCGATGA